One segment of Vibrio mimicus DNA contains the following:
- a CDS encoding ABC-F family ATPase: MISTANITQQFGAKPLFENISVKFGEGNRYGLIGANGCGKSTFMKILSGELDPTGGNVSYDPNERVAKLNQDQFAYEEFTVIDTVIMGHKELWKVKQERDRIYALPEMTEEDGMRVADLEVEFAEMDGYMAESKAGELLLAVGIPLEQHYGLMSSVAPGWKLRVLLAQILFADPDIMLLDEPTNNLDIDTIRWLEDTLNARNCTMIIISHDRHFLNSVCTHMADLDYGELRIYPGNYDEYMTAATQARERLLADNAKKKAQIAELQTFVARFSANASKAKQATSRARQIDKIKLDEVKASSRQNPFIRFEQSKELFRNALIVENLSQGFDHDLFSNFNAIFEVGERVAIIGENGVGKTTLLNTLAGALEPRSGMYKWSENSNIGYYAQDHAHEFAEDLNLMEWMGQWRQEGDDEQVVRSFLGRMLFGQDDIKKSVKVLSGGEQGRMLLGKLMMHKPNMLLLDEPTNHMDMESIESLNNALEQYKGTLFFVSHDRVFVDSLATRIIEIRDGKITDFKGTYAEFLRSRGVEG; the protein is encoded by the coding sequence TTGATTTCTACAGCGAATATCACTCAACAATTTGGCGCTAAGCCACTGTTTGAAAACATTTCAGTTAAGTTTGGCGAAGGTAATCGCTACGGTTTAATCGGGGCAAATGGTTGTGGTAAATCCACTTTCATGAAAATCCTCAGTGGTGAGTTGGACCCAACTGGCGGTAACGTGAGCTACGATCCGAACGAGCGCGTTGCCAAGCTGAATCAGGATCAGTTTGCGTACGAAGAGTTCACTGTGATCGACACCGTTATCATGGGTCACAAAGAGTTGTGGAAGGTAAAACAAGAGCGCGACCGTATTTACGCTCTGCCTGAAATGACTGAAGAAGACGGCATGCGTGTAGCCGATCTCGAAGTGGAATTCGCTGAGATGGATGGCTACATGGCGGAATCCAAAGCGGGCGAACTTCTGTTGGCGGTAGGTATTCCACTAGAGCAGCATTACGGCCTGATGAGCAGTGTGGCTCCGGGTTGGAAACTACGTGTGCTGCTGGCGCAAATCCTGTTTGCGGATCCAGATATCATGCTGCTCGACGAACCCACCAACAACTTGGACATCGACACCATTCGCTGGTTGGAAGATACGCTGAATGCGCGTAACTGCACCATGATCATCATCTCGCATGACCGTCACTTCTTAAACTCAGTATGTACCCACATGGCGGACTTGGATTACGGCGAGCTGCGTATTTACCCAGGCAACTACGATGAGTACATGACCGCAGCAACACAAGCGCGTGAGCGTCTGTTGGCAGATAACGCGAAGAAGAAAGCACAAATTGCTGAGCTGCAAACCTTCGTAGCACGCTTCTCGGCGAACGCATCGAAAGCAAAACAAGCGACTTCTCGTGCAAGACAGATTGATAAGATCAAACTGGATGAAGTGAAGGCATCAAGCCGTCAGAACCCATTCATTCGTTTTGAACAATCGAAAGAGCTGTTCCGTAACGCCCTTATTGTTGAAAACCTCAGCCAAGGTTTTGATCATGACTTGTTCAGCAACTTCAACGCAATTTTTGAAGTGGGAGAGCGTGTTGCCATCATCGGTGAAAACGGTGTGGGTAAAACAACTCTGCTGAATACGCTTGCGGGCGCACTTGAGCCACGTAGCGGTATGTACAAGTGGTCTGAAAACTCGAACATTGGTTACTACGCGCAAGACCACGCTCACGAGTTCGCAGAAGACCTGAACCTGATGGAGTGGATGGGCCAGTGGCGTCAAGAAGGCGATGACGAGCAAGTCGTTCGTAGCTTCTTGGGTCGTATGTTATTTGGCCAAGATGACATCAAGAAATCCGTGAAAGTACTATCGGGTGGTGAGCAAGGCCGTATGTTGCTTGGCAAACTGATGATGCACAAGCCAAACATGCTGCTGCTCGATGAGCCAACCAACCACATGGATATGGAATCGATCGAGTCTTTGAACAACGCCTTAGAGCAATACAAAGGCACGCTGTTCTTCGTATCGCATGACCGTGTATTCGTAGACTCATTGGCGACTCGCATCATCGAAATTCGTGATGGCAAAATCACTGACTTCAAAGGCACTTACGCTGAATTCTTACGTTCACGTGGTGTTGAGGGTTAA
- a CDS encoding sensor histidine kinase translates to MKAKWALWQKWRHRFKTTVRYRLLILTSAPIFLTLLALIAITVYWSLHYTWNSALIDVSERLGVAQNSVALLQQKQANHVRAFAESYDFRKRLQEPETLSILPRWVQIQKSRYGLDFLNFERVDSIEQKFRYLDLTKRESFFDVLNADELEKLDPDLAKQAQIPILNSQQIETRGLVSRTVIPVRNEFGDIIGFLDGGLLLNNSTTLVDQIRDLIYPSHQDQLRPTGTLTLFLDDLRVSTNVPLDSSIHAGRAIGTRVSAEVFNQVLKEGEQWVNLAYVYDAWYITAYEPIRDQYNNEIGMLYTGYLMWPFLKAYVTNILEVGITTLFLLVISGLFVYRGSRDLFRPIERIHRVVKMVQLGKNQRIGQLGLDDKHELAQLAKQFDNMLDQLQQRNEEIVQAAHELEEKVQSRTASLQEKTAQLEHHITLLNQTRNKLVVHEKLAALGELTAGIAHEINNPTAVILGNTELIRFQLGDDASKVEEEIDAILLQIERIRNITRSLLQYSRQGGVQDEITWQHVNPIIDESITLVKTGSKKRDIEFVLELKAHNSVEVNRHQLLQILVNLQMNAIHAMNGKGRITIRSEDWVEEGQNRGAVIHIEDQGCGIKPENLKRIFDPFYTTKREGTGLGLSVSQSLLSQSGGEMKVSSELGVGSTFSIYLPSKNEAKLRETLLIQ, encoded by the coding sequence ATGAAAGCTAAATGGGCTTTGTGGCAAAAGTGGCGACACCGTTTTAAAACCACAGTGCGCTATCGGCTGCTGATTTTGACGTCAGCGCCGATCTTTCTCACGCTACTGGCGCTGATTGCGATCACTGTTTACTGGTCACTGCACTACACTTGGAACAGTGCTTTAATTGATGTTTCTGAGCGGTTAGGTGTCGCACAAAATAGTGTTGCGCTGCTGCAACAAAAACAAGCTAATCATGTTCGTGCGTTTGCTGAGTCGTACGATTTCCGCAAGCGTCTACAAGAGCCGGAAACCCTAAGTATATTGCCACGTTGGGTACAAATACAAAAAAGCCGCTATGGTTTAGATTTTTTGAATTTTGAGCGAGTAGATAGTATCGAGCAGAAGTTTCGTTATCTCGATCTCACCAAGAGAGAATCCTTCTTTGATGTATTGAATGCTGATGAGCTAGAAAAGCTCGATCCCGATTTAGCGAAGCAAGCGCAAATCCCGATTCTTAATTCTCAGCAGATCGAAACTCGGGGATTGGTTAGCCGTACAGTGATTCCAGTGCGCAACGAGTTTGGGGACATTATTGGTTTCTTGGATGGTGGCTTACTGCTTAATAACAGCACAACCTTAGTCGATCAAATTCGGGATCTCATCTATCCAAGCCATCAAGATCAACTTCGTCCGACTGGCACTTTAACTCTGTTTTTGGATGACTTACGCGTCAGTACCAACGTGCCACTGGATAGTTCAATTCACGCAGGTCGTGCCATTGGTACACGAGTCTCGGCTGAAGTGTTTAATCAAGTCCTTAAAGAAGGTGAGCAGTGGGTTAATCTCGCGTATGTGTATGATGCTTGGTACATCACTGCGTATGAGCCCATCCGCGATCAATACAATAACGAAATCGGCATGCTCTACACCGGTTACTTGATGTGGCCATTTTTAAAAGCTTACGTAACCAATATTTTAGAAGTCGGGATCACGACGCTATTTCTGTTGGTGATTTCAGGTTTATTTGTTTATCGCGGCTCGCGCGATCTGTTTCGTCCTATCGAGCGCATTCACCGTGTAGTGAAAATGGTGCAACTTGGTAAAAACCAACGTATCGGGCAACTTGGGCTCGACGATAAACATGAACTTGCACAGCTTGCTAAGCAATTCGACAACATGTTGGATCAGTTGCAACAGCGTAATGAGGAAATCGTGCAAGCGGCGCACGAATTAGAGGAAAAAGTGCAGTCGCGCACAGCCAGTTTGCAAGAGAAAACCGCGCAGCTTGAACACCACATTACTTTGCTTAACCAAACTCGCAATAAGTTGGTGGTGCATGAAAAGCTTGCGGCACTTGGTGAGCTTACTGCTGGGATTGCCCATGAAATTAACAATCCAACAGCGGTCATTCTTGGTAATACCGAGCTAATTCGCTTCCAGCTTGGTGATGATGCCAGCAAGGTTGAAGAAGAGATTGATGCCATTTTGTTGCAAATCGAGCGGATCAGAAACATCACGCGCAGCTTGTTGCAATACAGTCGCCAAGGTGGTGTGCAGGACGAAATCACTTGGCAGCACGTCAACCCGATCATTGATGAGAGTATTACCTTAGTCAAAACCGGCTCTAAAAAGCGCGATATTGAATTTGTGCTTGAGCTGAAAGCGCATAATTCGGTGGAGGTGAATCGTCATCAACTGCTGCAAATTTTGGTTAACTTGCAGATGAACGCGATTCACGCTATGAACGGCAAAGGCCGCATCACGATACGTAGTGAAGATTGGGTTGAAGAGGGGCAAAACCGCGGAGCGGTGATCCACATTGAAGATCAAGGCTGTGGCATTAAGCCGGAAAACCTCAAACGCATTTTTGACCCGTTCTACACCACGAAACGTGAGGGAACCGGGCTTGGGCTTTCGGTTTCACAAAGTTTGCTCAGCCAATCCGGTGGGGAGATGAAAGTGAGTTCAGAATTAGGTGTCGGCAGTACATTCAGCATCTATTTACCTTCCAAAAATGAAGCCAAGCTTCGCGAGACGTTACTGATTCAGTAA